Proteins from one Candida orthopsilosis Co 90-125, chromosome 2 draft sequence genomic window:
- a CDS encoding Zcf14 transcription factor (transcription factor with zinc cluster DNA-binding motif), whose product MQSVFQVGHEQAKHKRNRVSLNCLSCKRRKIKCDRNKPCGSCVKYGSVCEYSQPSWNKADQDEQFSVQRLDFLSSRHGDDGAIKKRKTSQGERKSDVGSIESVDISENVNPHPEANTGGVFAQLEFLKSKLHELESKMHDGNGTYQTSNNSTPATERKPLDWETITSSAHNDSSNPTFVGINPHNDTDPEETINFYAGYAPVHVQDLARRYNHGPFAWLTLLKKDPAQSQVWKYLHSVRQENRQRIRQTPRAAQLPPLIHVFKDGDSQGGAKSVHGCCGHDGVDKDAETDKSDQPQCKKKDRGQEWEFRERAIDRDGFNDLRLYGNVRTNFKQSGIRDGTAAASTPKATTSVEDKSESKKDVPISPEPEKKSRGAMSFGKGKIEEELNLIENLKDYLPKQKAIWKSIELFFTHLYPFFPLLDEQDFVHEMERILGPKGYNDSKITDLKIEKRLDLAYLGTLFIVIRFAYVSLVTNRRTIMDQKLANETEDVHELDVQYLLMNPAEMKLIEMAELCLDQFNLNRRSALIVLQCTFFLRLYYMFGPEHGDGADGGDSQVINGLMVQMALAIGLHRDGSVVTNMNDIISDSIEGSVAEEDSTRIQNLHRKIWFFLVICDLIQGYQYGNPLCVREEMYDTRLPYYEPGNENIDDVEKEKYVVSTFAYLEKYRTKLVNILNSCLNLHKPANLKILTGYISEFEVFLNNNFGIMKLFLIPYDEDNYAYPFLKIMKCKNYINMKMFLNGLLAHLYIHYEAQAKDSNQPLDKQQKSQSLAFFYLRKIMASLYGEFLPHVFQLLCENAKNFGTDIGSDLILNPFIESMLHKISQFSFAMLTRLNSTIYLMRSNPVAHEAGMRSGFTYRLKYAKLVQLSQLLERICEVVIMSMSRLSQRYYYAWRITKAHSYIMTHCMRNQEFFKLFHEKKQLRTFLECDDAQLNELIALCEKGSKPYNKCKKRFGKMFTETFNGNHNSAGDNVEDAGGVQSRPTSGNTNRGETRVNGSGDVSQVHTHQNSVGSNAPSSATEYSNILTNPTSSESWSSLDDFNTVSNTDIDNLWISLKMKTSPFTNDNNHDQNQSGFPNTNIGGSVSGHTPFTPSVMTPFWQSLAQPYNQQQQQPLQQHPQQQQNYQQPAGFNEGGSTNNPENDANSSGQGSGGHAGNANGGELKTLNDFDLFNSFPLEEMLGIASMNLP is encoded by the coding sequence ATGCAATCAGTATTTCAGGTAGGTCACGAACAAGCAAAGCATAAGCGAAATCGTGTTTCactcaattgtttgtcaTGCAAACGGCGTAAAATTAAATGTGATAGAAATAAGCCTTGTGGTTCATGTGTCAAGTATGGATCGGTTTGTGAGTACCTGCAACCGCTGTGGAATAAAGCTGACCAGGATGAGCAATTTTCTGTGCAGCGTTTAGATTTTTTGAGCTCTAGACATGGAGATGACGGGGCTATCAAGAAACGTAAGACAAGTCAAGGAGAAAGGAAGAGTGATGTTGGTAGTATTGAGAGTGTTGATATATCCGAGAATGTTAATCCTCACCCTGAAGCTAATACTGGTGGTGTTTTTGCTCAGTTGGAGTTCTTGAAATCTAAATTACACGaattggaatcaaaaaTGCATGATGGAAATGGAACTTATCAAACATCTAATAACTCCACACCTGCAACTGAGAGAAAGCCTCTTGACTGGGAGACGATCACCTCATCGGCACACAATGACTCATCGAACCCTACTTTTGTTGGAATTAATCCACACAATGATACTGATCCTGAAGAAACTATTAATTTCTATGCAGGCTATGCACCCGTACATGTTCAGGACTTAGCTAGACGATACAACCATGGTCCATTTGCTTGGTTGAcgttattgaaaaaagatCCTGCCCAAAGTCAAGTTTGGAAATACTTGCATTCAGTTCGTCAAGAAAATCGTCAAAGGATCCGACAAACTCCACGTGCTGCTCAATTACCACCTTTAATTCATGTTTTCAAAGATGGGGATTCACAAGGCGGAGCAAAGTCTGTTCATGGTTGTTGTGGCCACGATGGTGTTGATAAGGATGCTGAAACAGATAAATCTGACCAGCCTCAGTGTAAAAAGAAGGATCGTGGTCAAGAATGGGAATTTCGTGAACGAGCAATTGATCGTGACGggttcaatgatttgagGCTTTATGGCAATGTTCGAACTAATTTCAAACAACTGGGAATCAGAGATGGTACTGCGGCTGCTAGCACACCGAAAGCAACAACTTCTGTGGAAGATAAATCAGAGTCCAAAAAGGATGTTCCTATTAGCCCTGAGCCAGAGAAGAAGTCAAGAGGTGCCATGTCATTTGGCAAAGGCAAAATcgaagaagaattgaatttgattgaaaatttgaaggATTATCTCCCTAAACAGAAAGCTATTTggaaatcaattgagttgTTCTTTACCCACTTGTACCCATTTTTCCCATTACttgatgaacaagattTTGTCCATGAAATGGAACGCATATTGGGACCTAAAGGTTACAATGACTCCAAAATAAccgatttgaaaattgaaaaacgACTTGATCTTGCATACTTGGGAACACTTTTCATTGTGATTCGATTTGCTTACGTTTCACTAGTCACCAACAGAAGAACCATTATGGATCAAAAGTTGGCCAATGAAACAGAGGATGTACATGAATTGGATGTACAGTATTTGCTAATGAACCCAGCTGAAATGAAGCTTATCGAAATGGCAGAATTAtgtcttgatcaattcaatttaaatCGTAGAAGTGCCCTCATTGTTTTACAGTGCACTTTTTTTCTTCGTTTGTATTATATGTTTGGACCTGAGCATGGTGATGGTGCCGATGGTGGAGATTCGCAAGTGATTAATGGATTAATGGTTCAAATGGCACTTGCTATTGGATTGCATCGTGACGGATCAGTGGTTACAAATATGAATGATATCATATCTGATTCTATTGAGGGTTCTGTTGCTGAAGAAGATAGCACTAGgattcaaaatcttcatcgcaaaatttggttttttttGGTTATATGTGACTTGATACAGGGATATCAATATGGTAATCCATTATGTGTCAGAGAAGAGATGTATGATACTCGCTTGCCCTATTATGAACCGGGGAATGAAAACAtcgatgatgttgaaaaagaaaaatatgTTGTTAGTACATTTGCTTACCTTGAAAAGTATCGTACCAAGTTGGTGAATATATTGAActcttgtttgaatttacATAAACCGGCTAATTTGAAGATCCTTACTGGTTATATTTCCGAATTTGAAGTGTTTCTCAATAACAATTTTGGTATAATGAAGTTGTTTCTTATACcttatgatgaagataattATGCTtatccatttttgaaaattatgaaGTGCAAAAATTATATCAATATGAAAATGTTTCTTAACGGGTTATTGGCCCATTTGTATATCCATTATGAAGCACAAGCAAAAGATCTGAACCAACCACTTGACAAACAACAGAAGCTGCAATCATTGGCGTTTTTCTACTTGAGAAAAATTATGGCCTCATTGTATGGTGAATTTTTACCCCACGTTTTCCAATTGCTTTGTGAAAATGCTAAAAATTTCGGTACTGATATCGGTAGcgatttgattttgaatccatttattgaatcaatgtTGCACAAGATTTCTCAATTTAGTTTTGCAATGTTGACACGATTGAATTCGACGATCTATTTAATGAGGTCTAATCCTGTAGCACATGAAGCTGGAATGAGATCCGGGTTCACTTATCGGTTAAAATATGCCAAATTAGTGCAATTGAGTCAACTTTTGGAAAGAATCTGTGAAGTGGTCATTATGTCAATGTCGCGATTGAGTCAACGGTATTATTATGCATGGAGAATAACTAAAGCTCATTCGTATATTATGACTCATTGTATGAGGAATCAAgagtttttcaaacttttccaTGAGAAGAAACAATTAAGGACGTTTTTGGAATGTGATGATGCCCAATTGAATGAGCTTATAGCACTTTGTGAAAAGGGTCTGAAACCATACAATAAATGCAAGAAAAGGTTTGGCAAGATGTTTACAGAAACTTTCAACGGAAATCATAATAGCGCCGGtgataatgttgaagaCGCTGGTGGTGTACAGTCACGACCAACATCAGGAAATACCAATAGAGGGGAGACAAGAGTTAATGGTAGTGGTGATGTTTCCCAGGTGCATACACACCAAAACCTGGTTGGCTCAAACGCGCCAAGTTCAGCAACCGAATACTCCAACATCTTAACCAATCCAACGTCATCCGAATCCTGGTCAAgtcttgatgattttaaCACTGTATCAAACACAGATATCGATAATTTATGGATCTCACTCAAGATGAAAACGAGTCCATTTACCAATGACAACAATCAtgatcaaaatcaaagtggATTTCCTAATACAAACATTGGTGGATCAGTGTCTGGACATACTCCATTTACGCCATCGGTGATGACTCCATTTTGGCAGTCTTTGGCACAACCATAtaaccaacaacagcaacaaccacTACAGCAGCATccgcaacaacaacaaaactaCCAACAACCTGCTGGATTTAACGAAGGCGGTAGTACCAACAACCCTGAAAATGATGCAAATTCTAGTGGTCAAGGTAGTGGTGGACATGCTGGAAACGCAAATGGAGGCGAGTTGAAGACATTGAATGATTTCGATTTGTTTAACAGTTTCCCCTTGGAAGAAATGTTGGGTATAGCTAGTATGAACTTGCCATAG
- a CDS encoding Zcf13 protein (predicted zinc-finger protein), with protein MEPIRNSSGNIQHNPVNSSTSSNNNSPANPSPLPPHRASPNTGSTPSNTSTVPNATGINNHEDNNNADSNDSAQQTLKKRNRIPASCSMCRKRKSKCDRVRPVCGTCIRKGITHLCQYEFNSGHRYLYQNPHQYNGQGYTQQSNSYNYNGPQGYPGSGPPPPGPLPPHFSHSPQHYIPPSPNASDPANYAPPNIQQQYPVGPSPPGQPILPPHQQQQQQQQQQQQQQQQQQHPPHLYHTPPFNGPPLSQPSPNYSSPGASHIYSPSSGPGSSTQYRPIPQPPFNNGTEKVSPRQLPIPGPPSQHRTSQDNGKPYLPSPTAISNSVFRSGSHHQQSGSISSLPLPQPPSAPLSAIGSTSLRSDSQPQLPPPVAGQSTKNVTTSPLANYPLSQHSSPNEINGGGNQMATPTTRIRSMPSENVPSPLTSMHKPSATATTPGSFINEQKPTSMQNSPNVKDSFSSNSLVSIPLGPNSSLQVSTEDRMNVFSNSSYSVALENQIIQEQGVLSYLGLTKSDPFITILRNFTVHLFRAGEMTKFIRTDANKKRRNSTGSASRLSSRHSDGLSSFSKKPKLNLTPADHENAVEAAPMAPSDSNQSNNDAEINNLSKAAIKHAREQSLNSLNVASPFDKYSPNVGENKREERKLPNIMPSVESFFAGSNKKEYYSMVEKVIIAVLPDQVNSFKLFCRFFKYVHPFIPILDETPLIVEVKNLLTTFPSFGHDRWTSVKIRNDQDLRTLGLFLLILSLGFKSLIHNDNVYNDYTDEEVSMIQDMTQISSDEFKKVINLCISDGLIAAKSSFKLVQLLTLLYFYKEVSPDDGHGICGADSQILLGVTIRHALAIGLNRDPTSYTAYDALCKNPAFIKTWRYLWNYLTEADAMSSLHNGTNLNLRNLKMSDVQTPYESKDKTGELNETIKRYNSICECYRQLCNKINNVWEKPKVMDILADTNHLEKIFFDFFGKDFFSTVICKPAKVNPNASSWDASTFEHEEQIIKVMKYCMFIQLRTNLSGMYYMIAIHYENEYNESKTPSMNAGIELFKIYIKSVVQIVYIMTHVLDNSVELFGKNFDYILTAANERYMIRTHSFLTSFFIRLLHQKKDLSFKVFKEPSYIPRLEVIDTLFTMVLVEAELFVGNFRKLSRTYINSYRLYIMTYIIMRQCVENPDVFFEKAINDQSFFHQGTNMIEFFTLAELHHLCRLCGEFRNATEEKKRLKREKLKAKGIIVDNDDEIDNFNFDSLRSSVDIDDFAIFNNGNGATFMSFFDDDQVFDNLNNLPDDILDPVARNEDLIRLYNIYGDFDEDLVKMGSS; from the coding sequence ATGGAGCCAATAAGAAATTCCTCGGGGAATATTCAACATAACCCTGTTAATTCATCCACAAGCTCTAATAACAACCTGCCGGCAAACCCTCTGCCCTTACCACCACATCGTGCGTCTCCAAACACAGGTTCAACTCCAAGTAATACCAGTACTGTACCAAATGCAACTGGGATCAACAATCATGAGGATAACAACAACGCTGACAGCAACGATTCAGCACAACAAACGCTAAAAAAGAGGAATAGAATTCCAGCATCTTGTTCCATGTGCAGAAAGAGAAAATCCAAATGTGATAGGGTACGGCCAGTATGTGGTACATGTATCAGAAAGGGAATAACACACTTGTGCCAGTACGAATTCAACTCTGGTCACAGATATCTTTACCAAAACCCCCACCAATATAACGGGCAAGGATACACACAACAATCAAACTCGTATAACTATAATGGACCTCAGGGTTATCCAGGTAGTGGACCTCCTCCACCAGGACCATTACCACCCCATTTTCTGCACTCACCACAACATTACATTCCTCCGTCACCCAATGCTTCCGACCCAGCAAACTATGCACCAccaaatattcaacaacaatatcctGTGGGGCCATCACCACCAGGTCAACCTATTTTACCACCGcaccagcaacagcaacaacaacagcagcagcagcagcaacaacaacaacaacagcaacatcCTCCGCACTTGTATCACACTCCACCATTCAATGGTCCGCCTTTATCTCAACCCTCACCCAACTACTCCTCTCCGGGAGCTTCTCACATTTACTCGCCGTCAAGTGGTCCAGGATCTTCCACGCAGTACAGACCAATTCCACAACCACCCTTCAACAACGGTACAGAGAAAGTTCTGCCACGCCAATTACCAATACCAGGACCTCCTTCGCAACACAGGACCTCTCAAGATAATGGAAAACCATATTTGCCCAGTCCTACAgcaatatcaaattcagtATTTAGATCTGGCTCACACCACCAACAGTCAGGATCGATCAGTTCACTTCCATTACCACAGCCTCCGTCTGCCCCCTTGTCTGCAATCGGATCAACTTCTTTGCGTTCAGACAGTCAGCCCCAATTACCTCCCCCAGTTGCCGGCCAGTCTACAAAAAATGTCACTACATCACCATTGGCAAACTACCCTCTCTCTCAACACTCATCTCCtaatgaaatcaatggtGGGGGGAACCAAATGGCAACACCAACTACAAGAATACGATCAATGCCTTCTGAAAATGTGCCTTCACCTTTGACTAGTATGCATAAGCCCAGTGCAACAGCTACAACACCTGGTtcatttatcaatgaaCAAAAACCCACTTCCATGCAAAATTCACCAAACGTTAAGGACtccttttcatcaaactcATTGGTTTCAATTCCACTAGGCCCTAATTCATCATTACAGGTTAGCACTGAGGACAGAATGAATGTTTTCTCCAATTCTAGCTACTCAGTAGCATTGGAAAACCAAATTATCCAAGAACAAGGAGTACTTTCGTACCTTGGATTAACCAAGAGTGATCCCTTCATTACAATTTTAAGAAACTTTACAGTCCACTTGTTTAGGGCAGGAGAAATGACAAAGTTTATCAGAACAGATGCCAATAAAAAGCGCAGAAATTCAACAGGTTCAGCTTCTAGGCTTTCATCCAGGCATAGTGATGGTTTGTCGTCATTCCTgaagaaaccaaaattgaatttgacgCCAGCTGATCACGAAAATGCTGTTGAAGCAGCACCTATGGCTCCAAGCGATTCAAAccaatcaaacaatgatGCTGAGATAAACAACCTTTCAAAAGCGGCAATCAAGCATGCACGGGAGCAGTCATTAAATTCGTTGAATGTCGCTTCACCTTTCGATAAGTACTCACCAAATGTTGGAGAGAATAAAAGGGAAGAGCGTAAGCTACCGAACATCATGCCATCTGTTGAGTCTTTTTTCGCTGGCTCAAATAAGAAGGAGTATTATTCAATGGTGGAAAAGGTCATTATTGCAGTTTTGCCTGATCAAGTAAACCTGTTTAAGTTATTTTGCCggtttttcaaatatgttCATCCTTTTATTCCCATCTTGGATGAAACACCTTTAATTGTGGAGGtgaagaatttgttgacaacTTTCCCTTCTTTCGGACATGATAGATGGACTTCAGTCAAGATTCGCAACGACCAAGACTTGCGAACATTGGGTTTATTTTTGCTTATTTTGTCGTTGGgattcaaaagtttgataCATAATGACAATGTGTACAATGATTATACCGATGAAGAGGTGTCAATGATTCAAGACATGACGCAAATTTCGTCAGATGAGTTTAAAAAGGTGATTAATCTATGTATTAGTGATGGCTTGATTGCTGCAAAGTCTTCATTCAAGTTGGTTCAATTGTTAACCCTTTTATATTTTTATAAGGAAGTTTCGCCTGATGACGGTCATGGTATATGTGGAGCTGACTCACAAATCTTACTTGGTGTGACTATACGACATGCACTTGCCATTGGATTGAATCGTGATCCAACATCATATACTGCGTATGATGCTCTTTGCAAAAATCCTGcatttatcaaaacatgGAGGTATTTATGGAACTACTTGACGGAAGCGGATGCAATGAGCAGTCTCCACAATGGTACCAATTTAAACttgagaaatttgaaaatgagcGATGTACAGACTCCTTATGAATCAAAGGACAAAACGGGGGAACTTAATGAGACGATTAAACGATACAATTCAATATGTGAATGTTATCGTCAGTTGTgtaacaaaatcaacaatgtatGGGAAAAGCCAAAAGTTATGGATATTTTAGCTGATACTAAtcatttggaaaagatattttttgatttcttcgGAAAAGATTTCTTCCTGACTGTTATCTGTAAGCCAGCAAAAGTTAACCCAAATGCAAGTTCATGGGATGCAAGTACGTTTGAACATGAAGAGCAAATAATCAAGGTGATGAAATACTGCAtgtttattcaattgaggaCAAACTTGTCTGGTATGTACTATATGATTGCCATTCattatgaaaatgaatATAACGAGTCAAAGACTCCATCCATGAATGCTGGAATTGAATTATTCAAGATCTATATCAAGAGTGTGGTGCAAATTGTGTACATTATGACTCATGTATTGGACAACTCGGTGGAATTATTTGGCAAGAATTTTGATTACATTCTTACAGCAGCTAATGAACGATATATGATTAGAACACATTCCTTCTTGACGTCGTTCTTCATTAGGTTGCTCcatcaaaagaaggatTTGTCTTTCAAAGTGTTTAAAGAACCAAGCTATATTCCTCGACTTGAAGTTATTGACACCTTATTCACCATGGTTCTAGTCGAAGCGGAGTTATTTGTAGGTAATTTCCGCAAATTGTCACGTACTTATATCAACAGTTATCGATTATACATTATGACATATATAATCATGCGTCAATGTGTTGAAAACCCCGATgtgttttttgaaaaggCAATTAACGATCAACTGTTTTTTCACCAGGGCACCAATatgattgaatttttcaccCTTGCTGAATTGCATCATTTATGTCGATTATGTGGTGAATTTCGTAATGCCactgaagaaaaaaagagattgaaaagagaaaaattgaaagctAAGGGaataattgttgataatgatgatgagattgataatttcaatttcgatTCGTTACGATCATcagttgatattgatgatttcgCCATATTCAATAATGGAAATGGTGCTACATTTATGtcattttttgatgatgaccaagtatttgataatttgaataatttaCCTGATGATATTTTGGATCCAGTTGCCCgtaatgaagatttgattcGGTTGTATAATATTTATGGAGATTTTGATGAGGATTTGGTCAAAATGGGATCATCTTAA